GATTCTTCGGGCCAATTGGATATCCTTTGGCATGATGGTTACTCTCTTGGCGTGGATTGCGCACAAGTTGGTATCCTCGAAGAGACCGACCAAGTAGGCTTCGCTGGCTTCCTGTAGGGCCATGACGGCTGAACTCTGGAATCGGAGATCAGTTTTGAAGTCCTGGGCGATTTCACGGACTAATCTCTGGAAGGGGAGTTTCCTGATGAGGAGCTCTGTGCTCTTCTGGTATCTCCTGATTTCTCGGAGAGCGACTGTTCCTGGCCTGTATCTATGTGGTTTCTTGACTCCACCGGTTGCAGGTGCGCTCTTACGGGCGGCCTTGGTGGCAAGTTGTTTTCTTGGAGCTTTACCTCCGGTGGATTTACGTGCAGTTTGCTTTGTTCGTGCCATGATTATTAGCTCTGTGGACGATTTGCTACAGAAAGAATACTTGAAAATTTCGGTGAATGTGTTTTTGTGCTTGCCGGGAGGATTGAAATCACGGTGACGATTGGATCACCACTTACATAAAGCTGGCGTTGATTGGTCCGCATATCTTAAATCTGATTGGACTGATTTGTAAGGGACTTTGACAGTTTTCAATccattttttactgaaaaactGCTCAACCCAAGCTGACAGTAAAAATGCCCccttttttcattcataattaCAGTTTCTGATCATCCCTCATAGCTCAACAATAGTAAATTAGTGTCACGGTTTCAATATGATaaatctgaagaagaaaaataataataatgaaaaaaggtcaaaatacatGCAGAAACATTAAGGAAaggaacgaaaaataaaaacaggaaaaaataaaaataaaatgcagttataacacaaacaaagcgaaataaaaataaaaaaacagaaacaaatggaATTACACATTCCCGACATGACATTGTGCGGATCGGCTGAGTTtctttattgttgtattatgtcatatttatgtatatttaatataaaaaaagaagatgtggtatgattttcatttGGGCTGGGCACATTTGTCACATTGTCTGATTGTCGGTGTGCTTACATCAATTCCACATCTTTAATACacaaacaataactaaataaaGACAGAAAGACAGAGAGAGAGAtgctgaaaaaaatggaaaaaggaaaagaatggaaagtacatatcatatataaaagtgtTGACGAAAGagataatgttaacaaaaactataaataattataataataaaaaaaaaccacacacctTCTCAGATGAATCTAAGCATGCTCGCATCAATAACCAAGAGAGAGAAAGAAGAGAGCAGactagtattaaatataaatactatcagtggttttttttccccCCGACAAACATTATATGATTTAACTGAGCTACTTGTGGGTTCAAAGAGTCAGAAAGTACGACAATAAATGTTCTGATGAAGAAGACTGAAAAAGTTACTAGACTTAGTGTTATGCTATAAGAACTGTACTTAAATGGGATGCGTTAGAGAGAGAAGAAAAGAAGAATCACGGAAGAagggacatttatattttagacattttttatttgttatgtagtagaatatatttttttcaattatgtatggggaataaagtattactaagatgtacaacaattttagactctttttgaaa
This is a stretch of genomic DNA from Mytilus trossulus isolate FHL-02 chromosome 6, PNRI_Mtr1.1.1.hap1, whole genome shotgun sequence. It encodes these proteins:
- the LOC134722620 gene encoding histone H3, yielding MARTKQTARKSTGGKAPRKQLATKAARKSAPATGGVKKPHRYRPGTVALREIRRYQKSTELLIRKLPFQRLVREIAQDFKTDLRFQSSAVMALQEASEAYLVGLFEDTNLCAIHAKRVTIMPKDIQLARRIRGERA